In Cupriavidus sp. EM10, the genomic window CGGCCTGTCTCCCGCATGTTGCGTACCCCGCGCAGCGCCAGACAGGCAAATGGTGGCAATTGCAGCACGCACGCGCCGCGCCGGCGCGCAGGAAGTCGCCCAGAGGCGGCTTCGGCAACCAGCCGGCCGACACGTTGGAAACAGAGTGTTCAGGTAGAAAAGAATTCAATGCGGGTGCCAGCAAAGGGCATCCGCATCGGTGAGAGAAGACCGCCCGCACCGGGAACCGGTGCCGGCCCGGCAGGTGACACCCTGCCAACCGACCTGCAGTACCCGCCGCGACTTGCCGGAAATCGTCGTAGTTCGATGTAGTCGACGATCTGGCAGCGGCGCCCGAGCGCAGAACGCTAACAAGCAGCGGCGCGCCCGCCAGCGGACAGGTCGGTTTGGCAATGGCATGCAACTGCTGCGTCCGGATGACTTGCTCTTTGACGCGTCCTGGCCATCCCGGCCCGGCTGCGATGGGCAGCGTTGCCCGTGCCGCATGGCACGGCCGACATGCCGCCCTCGCCCCCGGCCCGCCGGTATCCGCCAGCTATCGCTGCATCGGGAGCAAGGCCCATTTGCCCTCTCCCGACCCGGCAGCGGATCGCCCGCAGGCTTTTTGCGGATGACGGGACGCCGACACCCTCTCCTTTCACCCGCGCCCAGCCGGCCGCATTAGCAGAACGCGCCCGGCAACTCCGGCAATTCTCCCGCCCTCGCTCTCTTTCCTCGCGTGCTCCCTGGAACGTCGCGGGCATGACCCATTCATGACCCATCGGGCTCCCGCGACACTGGAGTGAGGTATTGCGATGAAACGCATGCTGTTTAACGCGACGCAACAGGAGGAGTTGCGCGTCGCGATCGTCGATGGTCAGAAACTGATCGACATCGACATCGAAACTGCCGGGCGCGAACAGCGCAAGGGCAACATCTACAAGGGTGTCATTACCCGCATCGAGCCATCGCTGGAAGCCTGCTTCGTCAATTACGGCGAAGAGCGCCACGGCTTCCTGCCGTTCAAGGAAGTGGCCCGCGCCTTCTTCAAGGACGGCGTGGACGTGCGCAACGCGCGCATCCAGGACGCCCTGCATGAAGGCCAGGAACTGATCGTCCAGGTTGAAAAGGAAGAACGCGGCAACAAGGGCGCCGCCCTGACCACGTTCATCTCGCTGGCCGGCCGCTACCTGGTGCTGATGCCGAACAACCCGCGCGGCGGCGGCGTGTCGCGCCGCATCGAGGGCGAGGACCGCCAGGAACTGCGCGAGACGATGGCGCAGCTGCAGGTGCCGGAAGGCATGAGCATCATCGCCCGCACTGCCGGCATCGGCCGTGCCGCCGAGGAACTGCAGTGGGACCTGAACTACCTGCTGCAACTGTGGAAGGCCATCGACGGCGCCGCCGGCGACAACAAGGCCCCGCTGCTGATCTACCTGGAATCGAGCCTGGTTATCCGGGCCATCCGCGATTACTTCCAGCCCGATATCGGCGAGATCCTGATCGATACCGACGAGATCTACGAGCAGGCCCGCGCCTTCATGAGCGTGGTCATGCCCGACAACATGAGCCGCGTGAAGAAGTACCGCGACGACGTGCCGCTCTTCTCGCGTTTCCAGATCGAGCACCAGATCGAATCGGCGTACTCGCGCATGGTGATGCTGCCGTCCGGCGGTGCCATCGTGATCGACCATACCGAAGCCCTCGTGTCGGTTGACGTGAACTCGGCCCGCGCCACCAAGGGTGCGGACATCGAGGAAACCGCGCTGCGCACGAACCTGGAAGCCGCCGACGAAATCGCCCGCCAGCTGCGCCTGCGCGACCTGGGCGGCCTGATCGTGATCGACTTCATCGACATGGAGTCCGGCAAGGCCCAGAAGGACGTGGAAACGCGCCTGAAGGACGCGCTGCGCCACGACCGCGCCCGCGTGCAGATGGGCAAGATCAGCCGCTTCGGCCTGATGGAGCTGTCGCGCCAGCGCCTGCGTCCGTCGCTGTCGGAAGGCTCGCACATCACCTGCCCGCGCTGCAATGGAACAGGTCATATCCGCGATACCGAATCGTCCGCCCTGCAGGTGCTGCGCATCATCCAGGAAGAGGCGATGAAGGAAAACACGGCCGCCATCCACTGCCAGGTGCCGGTGGAAGTGGCCGCTTTCCTGCTGAACGAGAAGCGCCAGGACATCAACCTGATCGAACTGCGCTTCAAGGTCAATGTGCTGCTGATCCCGAACAAGCATCTGGAGACGCCGCATTACAAGCTGGAGCGCCTGCGCCACGACGATCCGCGCCTGGAAGACTCGACCGCCAGCTATCGCATGGCCGAGGCCGCCGCGAAGGAACTGGAAGCCGACACGAGCTACAGCAGCCGCAAGAAGGAAGATGCGCGTCCGCGCCAGGAAGCAGCCGTCAAGGGCATCACGCCCGACGCGCCGGCCCCGGTGTCGGTGCCGCGCCCCGAGCGCGCACCGAAGCCGGAAGCCACCCCGGCCGCCCGTCCTGCACCGGCTACCCAGCCGGTGGCCGGCGGCGGTTTCTTTGCCTGGCTGAAGGGTCTGTTCGGCGCGAATCCGGCACCGGCCCCCGTGGCCGAGCCGGTGAAGCCGGCCGCCGAAGCCCAGGCTCGCGGCGAAGGCCGCCAGGGCCGCGGCGAGCGCGGCCAGCGTGGTGAACGCGGCGAGCGTGGCGAAGGCCGCCAGGGCCGCGGCGAACCGCGCGGCGAGCGTGGTGAACGTGGCGAGCGCGGCGAGCGCCAGGGTCGTGGCCAGCGCGGCGAGCGCACGGAACGTGCCGAACGCGGCGAACGCGCCGATGCGCAACGCGGCGAGGCCCGCGAGCAACGGGAACCGCGCGAACAGCGCGAGCCGCGTGGCGAGCGTCAACCGCGTGGCGAACGGCAGCCGCGTGAAGCCCAGCAGGCCACGCCGGCCGTCGCCCAAGGCGGCGAGCGCACGGAAGCCCGCCGGGAACGCAACCAGGAACGCCGCGAGCGTCAACGCGAACGCCAGCGCGAGCGCGCCGAGTCCCGCGAGACCGAGGAAAACCTGAACGTTGAAGGCACTGCGCCGCAATCGGCATTCGAGGCAGCCCAGGCCGCACCGGCCGTCATCGCTGCCGTGGATGTGCCGGAAGGTGCATTCGGCGATGCTGCAACGGCAGAAGCCGGTGAAGGCGAAGAGCGCCGCCGCCGCAATCGTCGGGGTCGCAACCGCTACCGCCGCGACCGCGAGGACGGTGCCAACCTCGAAGTCAACGAAGGCAGCCTGGCCGAAGTCAGCGCCGGCGTGACCGAGTCGGAAGAAGAATCGGCATCGGTGCAGCCGGCCGAGGTGGCCCAGGTGGCCCAGCAGGCTGCCCCGGCACCGGTGGCACAGACCGTGGCACCGGCGGAAGCCGTGGCCGTGGTCCGCGAGCCCGTCGAGCATGCCGAGCCCGTCAAGCCGGCCCCGGCCGCCGAGCCGGTCTTCGCCGCCGTGAGCGAGCCGCAACCGGCCCCGGTCGTGACGCCTGCCCCGGCCTATCAGGCCGTGGAGACGGCCGCTGCCGAAGCCCCGGCCATCCAGGCGCCTGCCGTGGAAGCGCCGGCACCGGTTGCTACCGCACCGGTGGTGCCCGAGCCCGTCGTCACGACCCCGGAAGTGATCGCGGCACCGGTTCCCGCCGTGGAAGCTCCGGCACCGGCCGCCGTTGCGCAGGCCACCGTCACTGCTCCGGCTGCCACGAGCACGCCGGCCCTGGAGTCGATGCTGGCGACCGCCGGCTTGGAGTGGGTGCGCACTGACAGCGCCAAGCACGCCGCCGCGCAGGAAGCCGCCGCGCGCATCGCACCGGCACCGCGCGTGCCGCGCGAGCGCAAGCCGCTGCCGCCGCTGCCGGAAGGCCCGATGGTCCTGGTGGAAACCGGTGGCCAGCAGCGCGAAATGGCCCAGCAACAGCAGCAGCAATAAGGCGGCACGCCGCCACTGCACGCTGTGCAACAGGAAGGGACGGCAGCCGCCGTCCCTTTTTCATTTGCGCAGGCCGTGTCGCCCGCGTGACTTGGCGCAGCGCAGCAAGCTGTACTGCAGTGCGCAGCCATAAACTGTGCTGCTGTCACGACAGTGTTGCGCACGGCGACAAGCCGCCCTCGGCTAGAATGG contains:
- a CDS encoding Rne/Rng family ribonuclease, which encodes MKRMLFNATQQEELRVAIVDGQKLIDIDIETAGREQRKGNIYKGVITRIEPSLEACFVNYGEERHGFLPFKEVARAFFKDGVDVRNARIQDALHEGQELIVQVEKEERGNKGAALTTFISLAGRYLVLMPNNPRGGGVSRRIEGEDRQELRETMAQLQVPEGMSIIARTAGIGRAAEELQWDLNYLLQLWKAIDGAAGDNKAPLLIYLESSLVIRAIRDYFQPDIGEILIDTDEIYEQARAFMSVVMPDNMSRVKKYRDDVPLFSRFQIEHQIESAYSRMVMLPSGGAIVIDHTEALVSVDVNSARATKGADIEETALRTNLEAADEIARQLRLRDLGGLIVIDFIDMESGKAQKDVETRLKDALRHDRARVQMGKISRFGLMELSRQRLRPSLSEGSHITCPRCNGTGHIRDTESSALQVLRIIQEEAMKENTAAIHCQVPVEVAAFLLNEKRQDINLIELRFKVNVLLIPNKHLETPHYKLERLRHDDPRLEDSTASYRMAEAAAKELEADTSYSSRKKEDARPRQEAAVKGITPDAPAPVSVPRPERAPKPEATPAARPAPATQPVAGGGFFAWLKGLFGANPAPAPVAEPVKPAAEAQARGEGRQGRGERGQRGERGERGEGRQGRGEPRGERGERGERGERQGRGQRGERTERAERGERADAQRGEAREQREPREQREPRGERQPRGERQPREAQQATPAVAQGGERTEARRERNQERRERQRERQRERAESRETEENLNVEGTAPQSAFEAAQAAPAVIAAVDVPEGAFGDAATAEAGEGEERRRRNRRGRNRYRRDREDGANLEVNEGSLAEVSAGVTESEEESASVQPAEVAQVAQQAAPAPVAQTVAPAEAVAVVREPVEHAEPVKPAPAAEPVFAAVSEPQPAPVVTPAPAYQAVETAAAEAPAIQAPAVEAPAPVATAPVVPEPVVTTPEVIAAPVPAVEAPAPAAVAQATVTAPAATSTPALESMLATAGLEWVRTDSAKHAAAQEAAARIAPAPRVPRERKPLPPLPEGPMVLVETGGQQREMAQQQQQQ